The Bacteroidota bacterium genome has a segment encoding these proteins:
- a CDS encoding iron-sulfur cluster assembly accessory protein, which translates to MEGITITDSAASRLHEIAEREGVGGEQFLRVAVVSGGCSGLTYDLGWDTTFGETDQVVGEEPLRVVMDRKSFLYLDGTTLDFSDGLEGQGFHFHNPQASRTCACGESFSL; encoded by the coding sequence ATGGAAGGCATCACGATCACCGACTCCGCCGCCAGCCGGCTCCACGAGATCGCCGAGCGCGAGGGCGTCGGCGGTGAGCAGTTCCTCCGCGTCGCCGTCGTCTCGGGCGGCTGCTCGGGGCTGACCTACGACCTCGGCTGGGACACGACCTTTGGCGAGACCGACCAGGTCGTCGGCGAGGAGCCGCTGCGGGTGGTGATGGACCGCAAGAGCTTCCTCTACCTCGACGGCACGACGCTCGACTTCTCGGACGGGCTGGAGGGCCAGGGCTTCCACTTCCACAACCCGCAGGCGTCCCGCACCTGCGCCTGCGGCGAGTCGTTCTCGCTGTAG
- a CDS encoding dihydrodipicolinate synthase family protein: MGGSVLPSGILAPNLTPFEDDGRIAEALYVAHAEHLLAQGCAGLIPFGTTGEAASVGLEERMRVLDRLVAAGVPASRLIPGTGLTSLPDTVYLTRHAAELGCAGVLVLPPFYFKSVSDEGLFAYFARLVETVGHPALRVVLYHIPQVAGVGLSVPLVRRLREAFPETVVGIKDSSGDGANTSALLEIGGLTVYPGTELLLPQALAVGSPGCITATANVNAPALVRLARLVHDDPGAADTAFEDVRRVRLAVQAYPPIPAMKALLARRTGDARWRNVRPPLEPLAQVQEEALAERIGEG; encoded by the coding sequence ATGGGCGGGAGCGTCCTTCCGTCTGGCATCCTCGCGCCGAACCTCACACCGTTCGAGGACGACGGGCGCATTGCCGAGGCGCTGTACGTCGCGCACGCGGAGCATCTGCTGGCGCAAGGGTGCGCGGGACTGATCCCGTTCGGGACGACGGGCGAGGCGGCGTCAGTGGGGCTGGAGGAGCGGATGCGTGTGCTCGACCGGCTCGTGGCGGCCGGCGTTCCCGCGAGCAGACTGATCCCGGGCACCGGGCTGACGAGTCTGCCCGATACGGTCTACCTCACCCGGCACGCGGCGGAGCTAGGCTGTGCCGGCGTGCTCGTGCTGCCGCCGTTCTACTTCAAGTCGGTCTCGGACGAGGGCCTGTTTGCCTACTTCGCTCGGCTCGTCGAAACGGTCGGTCACCCAGCGCTGCGTGTGGTGCTCTACCACATCCCGCAGGTGGCGGGCGTCGGGCTGTCGGTCCCGCTCGTCCGGCGGCTGCGCGAAGCGTTTCCCGAAACGGTCGTCGGGATCAAAGACTCGTCGGGTGACGGGGCGAACACCTCGGCCCTCCTGGAGATCGGCGGGCTGACGGTCTATCCCGGCACCGAGTTGCTGCTGCCGCAAGCCCTTGCAGTGGGCAGCCCCGGTTGCATCACGGCAACAGCCAACGTCAACGCGCCCGCGCTCGTCCGCCTGGCTCGTCTGGTCCACGACGATCCCGGAGCAGCGGACACCGCGTTCGAAGACGTGCGGCGGGTCCGCCTCGCCGTCCAGGCGTACCCGCCGATTCCAGCGATGAAGGCGCTGCTTGCCCGGCGCACGGGCGACGCCCGCTGGCGGAACGTGCGCCCGCCGTTGGAGCCGCTCGCCCAGGTCCAGGAAGAGGCCCTCGCCGAGCGTATCGGCGAGGGCTGA
- a CDS encoding FlgD immunoglobulin-like domain containing protein — translation MLRLATLAALVAALALPTAAQDATAAQDAPTYSLTLVTDNDAGGNANVVTDDGLVGGSIALFDADGPLDPSEAYLWQDGQIIWQGSLGPSSAGVADINAAGDVAGVAAEAGDGFNGEFRAFFRADGGEPVGMPGLPLQEGFDLVSSSFDLNDAGLVVGNARTDDPAWEGGSFNAYHAVVWTPSSEGTYAVTDLGTIGGGFSRAVGINNAGVIAGAAVPAEGDDIIRAVRWLPNGDGTYTIEDLGVVSPGDTFSEAKEINEKGQIMGERFGPGDELTPVIWEPDGTARRYTNPDGILGCTAEDFNEAAWVVGQCNDLNDPNRIQASVWIDETLFLLRDLVDDSADGWTFQRAVGINNLGWIVGVGQRAGFFDSEGRPENFGFLLKPAEPVASEPGTQDGALAFTAAPNPLGRSGTRLSFTLPDARDASVEVFDVQGRRVRSLEAGALAAGSHTLGWDGRDGAGRLLPSGVYLVRLRAGDETLTSRVTVLR, via the coding sequence ATGCTCCGACTCGCTACGCTCGCTGCGCTCGTTGCGGCGCTCGCGCTCCCCACCGCCGCGCAGGACGCAACCGCCGCGCAGGACGCACCGACGTACTCGCTTACCCTGGTCACCGACAACGACGCAGGCGGCAACGCCAACGTCGTCACCGACGACGGCTTGGTCGGCGGATCGATTGCGCTCTTCGACGCCGACGGGCCCCTCGACCCCTCCGAGGCCTACCTCTGGCAGGACGGCCAGATCATCTGGCAAGGCTCGCTCGGGCCGAGCAGTGCCGGCGTGGCCGACATCAACGCGGCGGGCGACGTAGCCGGCGTGGCCGCCGAGGCCGGCGACGGCTTCAACGGCGAGTTCCGCGCGTTCTTCCGCGCCGACGGCGGCGAGCCCGTCGGGATGCCTGGGCTCCCGCTCCAGGAGGGCTTCGACCTCGTCTCGTCGAGCTTCGACCTCAACGACGCCGGCCTCGTCGTCGGCAACGCGCGTACCGACGACCCGGCGTGGGAGGGGGGCTCATTCAACGCCTACCACGCGGTCGTATGGACGCCGAGCAGCGAGGGCACTTACGCCGTCACCGACCTCGGGACGATCGGCGGCGGGTTCAGCCGGGCCGTCGGGATCAACAACGCCGGGGTCATCGCCGGGGCGGCGGTCCCCGCCGAGGGCGACGACATTATCCGCGCCGTGCGCTGGCTCCCCAACGGCGACGGGACGTACACCATCGAGGACCTCGGCGTGGTCTCCCCCGGCGACACCTTCTCCGAGGCCAAGGAGATCAACGAGAAAGGGCAGATCATGGGCGAGCGGTTCGGGCCAGGTGACGAACTCACCCCGGTCATCTGGGAGCCCGACGGCACCGCGCGGCGCTACACCAATCCGGACGGTATCCTCGGATGCACAGCCGAGGACTTCAACGAGGCCGCGTGGGTCGTCGGGCAGTGCAATGACCTCAATGATCCGAACCGCATCCAGGCCTCGGTGTGGATCGACGAAACGCTCTTTTTGCTCCGTGACCTCGTCGACGACTCGGCCGACGGGTGGACATTCCAGCGCGCCGTCGGGATCAACAACCTCGGATGGATCGTCGGCGTCGGGCAGCGCGCGGGGTTTTTCGACAGCGAGGGGCGGCCCGAGAACTTCGGTTTCCTCCTCAAGCCCGCCGAGCCGGTGGCGAGCGAGCCTGGGACTCAGGACGGCGCGCTCGCCTTCACTGCGGCACCGAATCCTCTCGGCCGCTCCGGTACGCGCCTGTCGTTTACGCTCCCCGATGCGCGCGATGCGTCGGTCGAGGTGTTCGACGTGCAGGGCCGCCGCGTTCGGTCGCTGGAGGCCGGAGCGCTCGCCGCCGGGTCACACACGCTGGGGTGGGACGGACGCGACGGCGCGGGGCGCCTGCTGCCGAGCGGGGTCTACCTGGTCCGGCTCCGGGCCGGGGACGAGACCCTTACGTCTCGGGTGACGGTGCTCCGCTGA
- a CDS encoding winged helix-turn-helix domain-containing protein — protein MASDDRLLSTPPFCVAGREVHPPLLEVRRGTEARTLEPKVMGVLCHLARRAGTAVSRRELLDEGWPDTVVGDETLTRCVSELRKAFGDDARAPTVIGTVPRVGYRLLAPVAWLPAEPPAPPDASAAAVPDPSHERPRTVRPGVVFAAAAVLAVLAYSWFAGGFARPSSGEAAPVLPAPPLTSTPGFERSPTLSPDGAWVAYVSGTARTGDLVVLPVREPGAGGEPLRLVTADDLAESPRWSPDGAQIAYIDWIRDPSRWARDPCVLAVVPAFGGPPRVVAPCPGGAARTLDWTADGRALLVGGDEAGTALGLSLVDLASGETRALDYDRPPGAVDDTPRASPDGRRVLFLRAAGAQSVTLSVLDLETGSVTPLATGTQMMAGHDWLSAGGAVYALAQASRSSLWRLATTDGTADPALLAVEDPGVFPDVAGGRLVFERWRVEADLFALDLARPPGPDSLADLVPFAPSTAFDAHPQISPDGRRVAFVSERSGTPQVWVAERDGSRPRAVTDLPGVVGAARWSPDGTRLAFATRGGADADVYVIDGLGEPPRRLASPGWNEAEPAWSADGAWLYVASDRSGQTEVWRLPAGGGEGTQLTFSGAKTPQPSPTGGQLYTMRPGRPGLWQRTGEDGEDEVLLPDLDPRYVYNWAPAADGVVFAHRRPGWSHETLESSASPERPLVVLPRGGVVFTLALSPEGTSAVVSRIGEREVDLAAATLPDAR, from the coding sequence ATGGCTTCCGACGACCGCCTGCTCTCTACCCCTCCGTTCTGCGTGGCGGGGCGCGAGGTGCACCCGCCTCTCCTCGAGGTCCGGCGAGGCACCGAAGCCCGCACGCTCGAACCGAAAGTGATGGGCGTCCTCTGCCACCTCGCCCGCCGCGCCGGGACCGCCGTCTCGCGGCGCGAACTGCTCGACGAGGGGTGGCCGGACACCGTCGTCGGCGACGAGACGCTGACGCGCTGCGTCTCCGAACTCCGCAAAGCCTTCGGTGACGACGCTCGCGCCCCGACGGTCATCGGGACCGTGCCCCGGGTCGGCTACCGCCTGCTCGCCCCCGTCGCCTGGCTGCCGGCCGAGCCGCCTGCTCCTCCAGACGCATCGGCAGCCGCGGTTCCGGACCCTTCGCACGAGAGGCCGCGGACGGTGCGCCCGGGCGTCGTCTTCGCGGCCGCAGCCGTCCTCGCGGTCCTGGCCTACAGCTGGTTCGCGGGAGGATTCGCCCGTCCGTCTTCCGGCGAGGCCGCTCCGGTGCTGCCCGCGCCTCCGCTGACGAGCACGCCGGGGTTCGAGCGCAGCCCGACCCTCTCCCCCGACGGCGCGTGGGTCGCCTACGTGAGCGGCACCGCCCGGACCGGCGACCTCGTCGTCCTTCCCGTCCGCGAGCCCGGTGCGGGCGGCGAGCCGCTCCGGCTCGTGACGGCCGACGACCTCGCTGAGTCGCCCCGCTGGAGCCCAGATGGGGCGCAGATCGCCTACATCGACTGGATCCGGGACCCGTCGCGCTGGGCGCGCGACCCGTGCGTGCTCGCTGTCGTGCCCGCCTTCGGGGGGCCCCCGCGCGTCGTCGCCCCGTGCCCCGGAGGTGCCGCGCGCACGCTCGACTGGACAGCCGACGGCCGCGCCCTCCTCGTCGGCGGCGACGAAGCGGGGACGGCGCTGGGGCTCTCGCTCGTCGACCTAGCCAGCGGCGAGACGCGCGCGCTCGACTACGACCGCCCGCCGGGCGCTGTGGACGACACGCCCCGCGCCTCGCCCGATGGCCGCCGCGTCCTCTTCCTCCGGGCTGCCGGGGCGCAGTCCGTTACCCTCTCGGTCCTCGACCTCGAAACGGGCTCCGTGACGCCGCTGGCGACGGGAACGCAGATGATGGCCGGGCACGACTGGCTCTCGGCGGGCGGGGCCGTCTACGCGCTCGCCCAAGCCAGCCGCTCCAGCCTCTGGCGGCTCGCTACGACCGACGGCACGGCCGACCCGGCACTGCTTGCGGTGGAAGACCCCGGCGTCTTTCCCGACGTGGCCGGCGGCCGCCTCGTCTTCGAGCGGTGGCGCGTCGAGGCCGACCTGTTCGCGCTCGACCTCGCGCGCCCGCCAGGACCCGACAGCCTCGCCGACCTCGTCCCGTTCGCGCCGTCGACGGCCTTTGACGCGCACCCGCAGATCTCGCCGGACGGCCGCCGCGTGGCGTTCGTCTCCGAGCGCTCCGGCACGCCGCAGGTCTGGGTCGCCGAGCGCGACGGCTCCCGCCCCCGCGCGGTCACCGACCTCCCCGGCGTCGTGGGCGCTGCGCGGTGGTCGCCGGACGGAACGCGGCTCGCGTTTGCCACGCGAGGCGGTGCCGACGCCGACGTGTACGTGATCGACGGGCTCGGCGAACCGCCTCGCCGCCTGGCCTCGCCGGGGTGGAACGAGGCCGAGCCCGCCTGGTCCGCCGACGGGGCATGGCTCTACGTCGCCTCCGACCGCTCCGGCCAGACGGAGGTGTGGCGCCTCCCCGCCGGAGGGGGCGAGGGTACGCAGTTGACCTTTAGCGGAGCAAAGACACCCCAGCCGTCGCCGACGGGCGGGCAGCTCTACACGATGCGGCCCGGCCGCCCGGGGCTGTGGCAGCGGACGGGCGAAGACGGCGAGGACGAGGTCCTCCTCCCGGACCTCGACCCACGGTACGTCTATAACTGGGCACCAGCAGCGGATGGGGTCGTCTTTGCGCACCGCCGGCCTGGTTGGAGCCACGAGACGCTGGAGTCTAGCGCGTCGCCGGAGCGCCCGCTCGTCGTGCTGCCGCGCGGGGGTGTCGTCTTCACCCTCGCCCTTTCGCCGGAGGGAACGTCCGCCGTCGTCTCGCGGATCGGTGAGCGCGAGGTAGACCTCGCCGCCGCGACGCTTCCCGACGCCCGGTAG
- a CDS encoding T9SS type A sorting domain-containing protein — MKPFVSIVALCFALSASAQVAPLYTFASPDEQQESLFGSALAAVGDLDGDGVPDVAVSAPDEDAGPAGDAVVDGGQLHVFSGATGLLLRTFVSPNRETDAFFGEGLLPAGDRDGDGTPDVYVSASRETVDGAGGAGRVYLLSGADGTELAAFASPDPQPEGNFGFNLARLGDLTGDGVGEVGVSANGERVNGLPRAGRFHIFDGATDALVRTVAAPDPEVEAGFGYTLDDAGDLDGDGTSDIVTGAPFRTGPTGLDLAGRLYFVSGADGSAIRNVRSPNETALGGFGRYVAGLGDVTGDGVPDVATGANGEPEQGSFAGRAYVVSGATGEAAVTLISPDEQTIGFFGELVEAAPDLDGDGLADLIVSARAEDENAAPQVFIGRVYVFSSDGTLLQTLEPPMPDPDGVQYFGYGIAALGDLDGDGGIEVGVGAWGENPPGSPPFAGRAYVFPVDRTTSAVTPSRVPSPLTLRTVPNPARSSATVAFGLSEPGPVRLVLFDAVGRRVAVLAEGQRGPGSHVVQASLSSLPAGVYVLRLTAGSRAATHRLIVIP; from the coding sequence ATGAAACCGTTCGTGTCCATCGTCGCTCTGTGCTTTGCCCTGAGCGCGAGCGCCCAGGTCGCGCCGCTCTACACCTTCGCCTCGCCTGACGAGCAGCAGGAGAGCCTCTTCGGCAGCGCCCTCGCCGCCGTCGGCGACCTCGACGGCGACGGCGTCCCCGACGTTGCGGTCTCGGCCCCGGACGAGGACGCGGGTCCAGCCGGCGACGCCGTCGTGGATGGCGGTCAGCTCCACGTCTTCAGCGGAGCCACGGGCCTGCTGCTCCGCACGTTCGTCTCCCCGAACCGCGAGACGGACGCCTTCTTCGGCGAGGGCCTCCTGCCTGCCGGGGACCGCGACGGCGACGGCACGCCGGATGTCTACGTGAGCGCCTCGCGCGAGACCGTCGACGGGGCTGGCGGGGCGGGCCGCGTCTACCTTCTCAGCGGCGCTGACGGGACCGAACTCGCCGCGTTCGCCTCGCCCGATCCGCAACCCGAGGGCAACTTCGGCTTCAACCTCGCCCGCCTCGGCGACCTCACCGGCGACGGGGTCGGCGAGGTCGGGGTGAGCGCGAACGGGGAAAGAGTGAACGGGCTTCCCCGAGCCGGGCGGTTTCACATATTTGACGGCGCTACCGACGCCCTCGTCCGCACCGTCGCCGCGCCCGATCCCGAGGTAGAGGCGGGGTTCGGGTACACCCTCGACGACGCAGGCGACCTCGACGGCGACGGCACTTCCGACATCGTGACCGGTGCCCCGTTCCGCACCGGCCCGACAGGTCTCGACCTCGCGGGCCGCCTCTACTTCGTCAGTGGGGCCGACGGCTCGGCGATTCGCAACGTTCGGTCGCCCAACGAGACCGCGCTCGGCGGGTTCGGCCGCTACGTGGCCGGGCTGGGCGACGTCACGGGCGACGGCGTGCCGGACGTGGCGACGGGTGCCAACGGCGAACCCGAGCAGGGTTCGTTCGCCGGGCGGGCCTACGTGGTCTCTGGTGCCACGGGAGAGGCCGCCGTGACCCTCATCTCGCCCGACGAGCAGACCATCGGGTTCTTCGGCGAACTCGTCGAAGCCGCCCCCGACCTCGACGGCGACGGCCTGGCGGACCTCATCGTGAGCGCCCGCGCCGAGGACGAGAATGCAGCCCCGCAGGTGTTCATCGGCCGCGTATACGTGTTCTCCTCGGACGGCACGCTCCTCCAGACGCTCGAACCGCCCATGCCGGACCCCGACGGCGTCCAATACTTCGGCTACGGGATCGCCGCCCTCGGCGACCTCGACGGGGACGGAGGGATCGAGGTCGGCGTCGGAGCGTGGGGCGAGAACCCGCCGGGGAGCCCGCCGTTTGCGGGCCGGGCCTACGTCTTCCCCGTGGATCGCACGACCTCGGCGGTGACGCCGTCGCGGGTGCCCAGCCCCCTCACTCTCCGCACGGTGCCGAACCCGGCGCGCTCGTCGGCGACCGTCGCGTTCGGCCTCTCCGAACCGGGGCCAGTCCGCCTCGTCCTCTTTGACGCAGTGGGTCGCCGCGTCGCTGTCCTGGCGGAGGGGCAGCGAGGGCCAGGGTCCCACGTCGTTCAGGCTTCGCTGTCAAGCCTCCCGGCCGGAGTTTACGTTCTCCGCCTTACCGCTGGCAGCCGCGCCGCGACGCACCGCCTCATCGTCATTCCGTAG
- a CDS encoding FAD-dependent oxidoreductase produces the protein MHRPSPSSSEYSVAIIGAGLSGLTAGQALAEAGHAVAVFDKGRGPGGRMSTRRQAETTFDHGAQYFTVRDERFRRRVASWTEAGIVQRWDGRIGVAEGGAVTPKGDGPERYVGVPRMSAVPRHLADGLDVRCRVRVEAAEPSGARWSLVADDGADLGTFDAVLVTVPPPQAAPLLAAAPDLARRAASVTMEPTWAAMATFDAPLPVEADGLFVHDAPLSWAARNSSKPGRPALESWVFHGAPAWTETHIEDEPDAVVEALLSGFFAATGLRPVAPTFAQAHRWRYAQADEPLEDGCLWDEAQRLGACGDWCHGSRVEGAFLSGLAGAEAVARSLAPSSAATE, from the coding sequence ATGCACCGCCCCTCCCCTTCATCGTCTGAATACTCGGTCGCCATAATCGGTGCCGGGCTGAGCGGGCTGACCGCGGGCCAGGCCCTCGCCGAAGCGGGTCACGCCGTGGCCGTCTTCGACAAGGGGCGCGGGCCGGGCGGGCGCATGTCGACGCGCCGGCAGGCCGAGACCACGTTCGACCACGGCGCGCAGTACTTCACCGTGCGCGACGAGCGCTTCCGCCGCCGCGTGGCGTCCTGGACTGAGGCTGGCATCGTGCAGCGGTGGGACGGACGGATCGGCGTCGCCGAGGGCGGGGCGGTGACCCCCAAGGGCGACGGGCCGGAGCGCTACGTCGGCGTGCCGCGCATGAGCGCGGTCCCGAGGCACCTCGCCGACGGCCTCGACGTGCGCTGCCGCGTCCGGGTCGAGGCCGCCGAGCCGAGCGGCGCCCGCTGGTCCCTCGTCGCCGACGATGGCGCGGACCTCGGCACCTTCGACGCGGTGCTCGTAACCGTGCCGCCGCCCCAGGCCGCACCGCTCCTCGCCGCCGCTCCGGACCTCGCCCGGCGCGCTGCGTCGGTCACGATGGAACCGACCTGGGCTGCGATGGCGACGTTCGACGCCCCGCTGCCGGTCGAGGCCGACGGGCTCTTCGTCCACGACGCCCCGCTCTCGTGGGCGGCCCGCAACAGCAGCAAGCCGGGGCGGCCCGCGCTCGAAAGCTGGGTCTTCCACGGCGCACCGGCCTGGACCGAGACGCACATCGAGGACGAGCCTGACGCCGTCGTCGAGGCTCTCCTCAGTGGGTTCTTCGCCGCGACGGGGCTCCGCCCGGTCGCCCCGACGTTCGCGCAGGCCCACCGGTGGCGCTACGCGCAGGCAGACGAGCCGCTGGAGGACGGCTGCCTGTGGGACGAGGCGCAGCGCCTAGGCGCGTGCGGCGACTGGTGCCACGGCTCCCGCGTCGAGGGCGCATTCCTGAGCGGCCTCGCCGGTGCCGAGGCGGTCGCCCGCAGCCTCGCGCCGAGTAGCGCAGCTACGGAATGA
- a CDS encoding FAD-dependent oxidoreductase, with product MPPTIPSQAEDVSVVTTDVLIIGAGAAGLRAAIELHEAGRDVLAIGKRKHGDAHTVWAAGGINAALGSLDPEDRWDIHAADTLNEGHHVNNAQAVELLARHAPERVRELDRWGADFSKTEEGEINQRYFGAQSFRRTCFKGDITGRAILEALVAQAKRLEIPYRQDTFITEILVDDGRAVGAIGYDMNTGDVLVFHANAVILAAGGHTSVYVRSSSRSDENTGDAQTLAYNAGAVLRDMEFVQFHPTGKLWPEDQRGELVTEAVRGEGGRLFNSERERFMERYSPKQMELDARDVVARAGYAEIQAGRGTPNGGVWLDISHRDSDYVRDRLPRMVQEFADVGVDITEEPMEVAPTAHYAMGGVEITDFETCATTVDGLYAAGESVAGVHGANRLGGNSLAETVVFGQIVGAHLAGNLPERVQISDDCVNEALGRIRRLAESAGQHEPEALIERLRRVMWDHAGIIRDEDGLIEGLAKLEALRRDAEDLNVQAAPGNEQFEQAINLHFMMTACEAILRSALARTESRGAHFRSDYPDTVSGWRKNVQVCRSSDGEMALDSAPATEPTPSVQQALKEEHELDYHHLE from the coding sequence ATGCCTCCAACCATTCCCTCCCAGGCGGAGGACGTATCCGTGGTCACCACTGACGTGCTCATCATCGGGGCCGGGGCCGCTGGCCTCCGCGCCGCCATCGAGCTGCACGAAGCTGGGCGTGACGTACTCGCCATCGGCAAGCGCAAGCACGGGGACGCACACACCGTCTGGGCCGCAGGCGGAATCAACGCTGCTCTCGGCAGTCTCGATCCCGAAGACCGCTGGGACATCCACGCGGCCGACACCCTCAACGAGGGACACCACGTCAACAACGCGCAGGCCGTCGAATTGCTCGCCCGACACGCGCCCGAGCGCGTCCGCGAACTCGACCGTTGGGGTGCCGACTTCTCGAAGACCGAGGAGGGCGAGATCAACCAACGCTACTTCGGCGCGCAGTCGTTCCGCCGGACCTGCTTCAAGGGTGATATCACCGGCCGCGCGATCCTCGAAGCGCTCGTCGCCCAGGCCAAGCGTCTGGAGATTCCGTACCGGCAGGACACCTTCATCACCGAGATTCTGGTGGACGACGGGCGCGCCGTCGGTGCCATCGGCTACGACATGAACACGGGCGACGTGCTCGTCTTCCACGCCAACGCCGTCATCCTCGCCGCCGGGGGCCACACCTCGGTCTACGTTCGGTCGTCGTCGCGGTCGGACGAGAACACGGGCGACGCGCAGACGCTGGCCTACAACGCCGGTGCCGTGCTGCGCGACATGGAGTTCGTGCAGTTCCACCCGACGGGCAAGCTCTGGCCCGAGGACCAGCGCGGCGAACTCGTCACCGAGGCCGTGCGCGGCGAAGGGGGACGGCTGTTCAACTCCGAGCGCGAGCGCTTCATGGAGCGCTACTCGCCCAAGCAGATGGAACTCGACGCGCGCGACGTGGTCGCCCGCGCAGGCTACGCCGAGATCCAGGCCGGGCGCGGCACGCCGAACGGCGGCGTCTGGCTCGACATCTCCCACCGCGACTCGGACTACGTCCGAGACCGGCTGCCCCGCATGGTCCAGGAGTTCGCCGACGTGGGCGTGGACATCACCGAGGAGCCGATGGAGGTCGCCCCGACGGCGCACTACGCGATGGGCGGCGTCGAGATCACCGACTTCGAAACCTGCGCCACGACCGTCGACGGGCTCTACGCCGCGGGTGAGAGCGTAGCTGGCGTCCACGGGGCCAACCGCCTCGGCGGCAACTCGCTCGCCGAGACCGTCGTGTTCGGACAGATCGTCGGGGCGCACCTCGCTGGCAACCTGCCGGAGCGGGTGCAGATCTCGGACGACTGCGTCAACGAAGCCCTCGGCCGCATCCGTCGGCTCGCTGAGTCGGCCGGGCAGCACGAGCCAGAGGCTCTCATCGAGCGCCTGCGCCGCGTGATGTGGGACCACGCGGGGATCATCCGCGACGAGGATGGCCTCATCGAAGGGCTCGCCAAGCTGGAGGCGCTGCGCCGCGACGCCGAGGACCTAAACGTCCAGGCCGCCCCCGGCAACGAGCAGTTCGAGCAGGCGATCAACCTCCACTTCATGATGACCGCCTGCGAGGCCATCCTCCGCAGCGCGCTCGCCCGCACAGAGTCGCGCGGGGCCCATTTCCGCTCGGACTATCCTGACACCGTGAGCGGCTGGCGTAAGAACGTCCAGGTCTGCCGCAGCAGCGACGGCGAGATGGCCCTCGACTCGGCCCCGGCCACGGAGCCGACGCCCAGCGTGCAGCAGGCCCTCAAGGAAGAGCACGAACTCGACTACCACCACCTCGAGTAG